The following nucleotide sequence is from Candidatus Methanosuratincola sp..
TGCTGTGGACGATCTCGGCTAGGCGGAACCTGCCCAGCCTGAGTGCGGTGCACTTTTTCACGTCGCACTCCCGTTTGTGGTAAATGTATATCTTCGGCAAAGACTGCGCCCCGCACCAGGATTTAAAATACTTAAGCCACATATAACATTGATTTGATCGTGGGAAAATGATTTGATCGTCTTCATAATGATAAACACTGCCGCCGGCGCCGAGGAGGAGGTCTTCGACGAGCTTTCCAAAATTAAGGGCGTCCTGGAAGCGCACCTCGTGTACGGGGTCTACGACATAATCGTCAAAGCGGACATCGCAGAGGCAAAGGGCATAGAGGGCGGAGACGTCGTCGAGAGGATCCGCCAGCTTAAAAAAGTGCAGTCGACAATGACACTAGTCGTCATAAAAGGCGTTGAAAGGTAGCGCGACATGCCGACATACCACCTGGGCATTGACGATACCGATTCTCTGAAGATGGGGTGCACGACCTACATCGGCGCCCTGCTCGTGGAGAGGCTCCTCCGGCACGCCGAATTCATAGATTACCCCAACCTAATCAGGCTGAACCCAAACATCCCCTGGAAATCGAGGGGGAACGCGGCAGTCTGCCTTAGGTTCCGGATCGACAAGGGGCGCGAAGAACTCCTGGGGATGGCTGCGGAGGTCGTTGAGGAGAACAGGGACCGCCAAGACGAAAAGAACCAGCCCGGCATCGCACTTCTCGAGGGGGAGGTGCCAGGGAGGCTCAAGCTCTTCGGGAAGAGGGCGCTTTACGATGTTCTTTCGGTCGAAGATGCCACGGGCCTGGCGCGGGACCTGGGCGTAGAGTACAGGATCATCAGGGGGCAGAGGGGCCTGATAGGCGCCCTAGCAGCGATAGGGAACACCCTGGAGGGCGACCACACGTACGAGCTGATCGTCTACAGGAGGGAGGAAACATGGGGCGAAAAGAGGCAGGTCGACCGCGAGAGCGTCGTTGAAATGGACAGGAGGACCTTCCCCCACACATTCAACAACATCGACCATGAAACGGGCAGGATCCTGATAACGCCCCACGGCCCGGACCCGATACTCTTCGGCATAAGGGGCGAGAGTCCAGGCGTGCTCCGGGAGGCTTTGGAGATGCTGAAATTCTCCGGGGGAGGTAGGTGGGTGATCTACCGCTCTAACCAGGGGACCGACGCCCACCTCATGAACAACCCCGCACTAGCGAAGCTAGCCCCGTACCAGGCGGCGGTGATAGAGGGGGAGCTGGCTGCCCCGCCCAAGGTGATCCGCGGCGGGCACACGATAGCGGAGCTCACGGACGGCAAGGGCAGGATCGACGTCGCGGCCTACGAGAAGTCCGGAGAGATCCAAAGGGCCCTGAGGGGACTCCTGCCGGGGGACCGCGTGCGGGTCTACGGGGGGGTCCATGTCCACGTACATGAAGGGCAACAGACGAGAATGACGTTCAACATTGAAAAGCTCGAGATCCTGGAGCTGGTGAGGGCTGCAGCCAGGAACCCGGTCTGCGGAAAATGCGAGGTCAGGATGAAGAACAAGGGGAAGAACAAGGGCTACAGGTGCGAAAAATGCGGAAGGGAGGCCAAAGAGCCCGCCACGGAGAGGCTCGAGAGGAACGTGAAAGAGGGCGTCTATCTCCCCCCGCCGCGGTCGGTCAGGCACCTTACGAAGCCCCTTCAGAGATACGGCATGGAAAAGAGCTGGAGCTGGAACAGCGGTTCAATAGGTCCCTTTTTTGGTCTGGTCGATCCCAAGGACCCTCCTTAGCAGACCTGGGTCGGAGTCGACGGGCGGAACCGCGAGATCCGCGTGCCTGATCAACTCCGCATGAACCCCCTTCTCCAAGATGAAAGAGTGCAGCTGGGCTAACTTCTCCCTGAATTCCTCGTCTTTGCCCTCTTCCAGGGCCCGGAACAGGGACTCCCCCGCCAAGAGAACCTCGTCTTTCACAGAGTCCGAAACCTCGAACTTCCCCTTGCCTGAAAGAAGGACTATCATCCTCAACACTGGAGATCACTGGGGCGCCCGGGCATATAGGAATTTCTTGCTTTGGTAGCGGGGGGTGGATTTGAACCACCGATCTCGGGGTTTCTCAACCGACAGGGCTTATGAGCCCCGCGGGATAACCTGGCTACCCCACCCCGCTGTTCGGTACAAAAGGTCTTTTCAGAAGAGAAAACTATGAGCTTAACTTATAAACTTTTCATAACCGCCGTGCGGACGAATGGGGCAAAAGCGCCTGCGGGGCGGCAAGCATGAAAGCTTTAGTACCCAACAGAGAGAGAAGTGTATTAGGGTTCAAATGCGGGCGATCGACCACGTAAGGAAGGAAGGGAAGCTGATACCCATGACCAAGGAAGGGGAAAGGCACTTCCTGAAGGTCTTCGAGCGCGGCTCTGAATTCTCGGCGGACGTCTGGGTCTTCGACGCCTACCCTGGCGAGAGGTTCAAGGGGATCCCGGTCAGGTTGAACCACCTAAGCACGACCGCGCCTTCCTTCAGAGAGCTCATCGAGTTCTACAGGCGGATGGGGTTTAAGGTGATGCACCCATACCACAAACGCCCCGCGTGGCTCGAGAAGAACGACCTGGAGGAGAGGATCAACGCTCTTTATCGCGGTCTTGGGATGCGGATCTGAGATGCCGCACCAGCTCCAAGACCTCCGATTCTGCTGTGTCAAGGACCGACGCCAGGCACGCCACCAGTTCTTCGAGCGCCTTCACATCGAGCTTTTCCAAATGCGATACGAGCGCATCTACCCCAGCAAAAATCTCGGCAAGATCAGGGGGAGTCCTTTTGATCAAAGCAGGCTCCTCAATATCACTCCGGAAGGGGAATTAATAAGCGTTCGCGCCGACCTGCGACAACTGCCGGTACCTTCGGGACACCAATTATTTTTATCCGAATGACTACGATCTGGGTATGAAGCTCGAGATCTTCACCAGCGAAACGTGCGCGAACTGCAAAGTCCTGAAGAAGCACCTGAAGGAATTGATGGCAGAACTCGGGGAGGACTACGGGGAGACCGTCGTAGAGAGGAGCATAGACGATAGCGACGTGATGGCGGAACTGCTGATGCTCAACGTCGACTCGATCCCGGTAATGCGGATCGGGGGCAAGGTATACGAATGGCAAAGCATCAAGGACAAGGCAGGGCTGAAGAAGATCCTGACGGAACATAAAAAATGAAGGGGTCGCCGGAGATCAGACCATCGCCAGGGCACTGATGATCCGACCTATGAGCAGATCCACCCTCCCGAAGCTCTCCTTCAATTTTTCTAAGTCCTTCGTGTAGTAGTAGTCCGCCTCGTCGTTGACCAGAAAGTCCCCTCCCCTGCACGTCACCATGGCTTCGACGAACCTGAGGACC
It contains:
- a CDS encoding Lrp/AsnC family transcriptional regulator: MIVFIMINTAAGAEEEVFDELSKIKGVLEAHLVYGVYDIIVKADIAEAKGIEGGDVVERIRQLKKVQSTMTLVVIKGVER
- a CDS encoding tRNA(Ile)(2)-agmatinylcytidine synthase, whose product is MPTYHLGIDDTDSLKMGCTTYIGALLVERLLRHAEFIDYPNLIRLNPNIPWKSRGNAAVCLRFRIDKGREELLGMAAEVVEENRDRQDEKNQPGIALLEGEVPGRLKLFGKRALYDVLSVEDATGLARDLGVEYRIIRGQRGLIGALAAIGNTLEGDHTYELIVYRREETWGEKRQVDRESVVEMDRRTFPHTFNNIDHETGRILITPHGPDPILFGIRGESPGVLREALEMLKFSGGGRWVIYRSNQGTDAHLMNNPALAKLAPYQAAVIEGELAAPPKVIRGGHTIAELTDGKGRIDVAAYEKSGEIQRALRGLLPGDRVRVYGGVHVHVHEGQQTRMTFNIEKLEILELVRAAARNPVCGKCEVRMKNKGKNKGYRCEKCGREAKEPATERLERNVKEGVYLPPPRSVRHLTKPLQRYGMEKSWSWNSGSIGPFFGLVDPKDPP
- a CDS encoding thioredoxin family protein gives rise to the protein MKLEIFTSETCANCKVLKKHLKELMAELGEDYGETVVERSIDDSDVMAELLMLNVDSIPVMRIGGKVYEWQSIKDKAGLKKILTEHKK